The genomic stretch GTGTATCTTGGGATTGATAACTGATAACTGATAACTGATGACTGAGGATTGTACATGAAAATTGCACATATTTCCGATTTCCATCTTCGCTACTATCTCGAGGGCGATGATGTCGGGTGCGGGCCTGATCTCATAACCGAAGCCGCGCGTCATATTGCCGCGCATGCTCCCGATCTGGTCGCTGTGACAGGTGATCTGGTCGATTATCCGCTTGACGCGTTAGACGATCCCGATACGATTGCGCTGGGAGAGAAAGATCTTCTTCTCGTGCGCGAATGTTTTGACGGTCTTTCCTGTCCTGTTGTGTATGTGTATGGCAATCACGATCATCCCGCGTCTTTTCGCCGCGTCTTTTGCGATCAGCTCTTTGATTTTGATGTGCAGGGTTTTCGCGTGATTACTTTTTTTGACGAGGAGGGGGATCACCATGTGCCACGGCGCGTTGGGGCGGATCGCGCGCGGTTTCAATCTGTGGTGTCAGATGGCGATCCGCGTCCGCAGATTCATTTGCAACACTATTTGATATTTCCCGAGCATAGCGGAGGGTATCCATTTAATTATGGCGATGCAGCGGAGTTGAAAGCTGCACTGGTCGCAGATTCGCGCTGCAAACTCGTGCTTAGTGGGCATTATCACAAGGGTGAGGATCTTGTGTCGAAAGGTCATGTTTTCTTTGCGACGGCGCGTGCTTTTTGCGATCCGCCTCATCCTTTTCGCGTGTACGAGTTTGCTGATGCGGATATTACACAGGCTGAGTACACTTTGTGAGTGGAGGTTGTGTGGCTTTCAAGGCGCGACATATTTTTGTACTAATTGCTGCGATCGTTTTGGGGATCTGCGTTTTTGCAATTTTCCTGGATTACCGAGATGATTTTCACCGCGCTCTCAATGTGCCGCCAACTTCGCATTATGCCGATGATGTACCCCATTTGGTTACGGCGTATTACACGCGGTCAGATGTATCAGATATAGAGTGGACCCTTTCCGAATCTCTTGCACCCGACCAGCCGGTTCGCCGTCTGGTTTTTGCACTTTTGCTTGCGTACGCATTACAGGAGGAGCGCGTTGCAGCATTTTTGCATTACGCGCAGTTTGGTCACATACAGGGTCTCGAGCGGGCTGCCCAATATCATTTTGATATTCACCATTCAAAGCTCACGGCTGGCGAGGTTTTGCTGCTGTGCGATCTCGCGCAGGGTGCGGATGTTCCGGTGAATGATCCCATTGCCGCGTTGGAGCGACGGGATGCGCTTTTGTCCGATTTGTACGCGCGCGGTTTTTTGTCCCAGGATGTTTATCGCAGCGAGCGCGACCGCGCGCTGTCCCTTTCTGTCAATCCCATACCAGTGAAGTGATGGTTCGCGGTGAGGATTTGGTAAAAAACAAAGGGTTTATTGCGTATGTCAAAAATAAAATGGCGTGAAAAACTCGATTATGCGAAAACAATTGCCGATCCATTGCGCCGTCGGCTCTATGTTTGCGCGCTTGTGGCTGCCGCATTGCCGCAAGCGAAAAAGTTTCCTTATGTCATCGTTGGTGGCAATGCCCTGGAGTTCTATACGCTTGGTGCTTATGCCACTGTGGATGTCGATCTCGTGAGTGCAAGGCGAACCGAGATTGGCAATTTGTTGGAAAGCTGGGGGTTTGACCAGACGGGCAGACATTGGCATCATGTGGGGCTGGATATTGCGATTGAGATTCCCGATGATGTTCTCGCCGGATCTGAAGATAGGGTGACACAGGTCGAGATTGAGGATTTGACTGTCTATATCATCGGTGTGGAAGATCTCATTATTGATCGGCTGGGTGCTTATGTCCATTGGGATTCAACCGATGATGGAAATTGGGCGCAGGAACTCATGGCGCTATACCAACAAGATATTGATTGGGCGTATCTCAAAAACCGCGCGCAAACTGAAGGCGTGATAGAGGCATTGATTGCGTTTAGAGATCAGGCTGAGGAGGACAGAGGTTGAAAACTGTAAATTTTGATCAACACGTTCGAGAGATACGACCGCGTGCCCGACGCTATCAACTCGAGCAGCGCATGCAGCGACGCCAGCGCCTACCCCGTCGTCGTCCTCGAGACGCGGATGCACGTCGGGGGCTGATTCAGTTGGCGTTGAAACGCCGAGCGCAGTGGTTAGAAGACGGTAGATTAGAAAAAATCGGTCCCAGACACTATCGCTTGCATCTGGATTAGGGGCGGATGATGAATAGCGATACGCAATCATGGATGTGTGATTTTCTGGCGGGTCGCATTGGTTCCGCAGATCCTCTTGCCAGGGGGACGGAGATTGTGCATATCGAGGCGCACAAGGGGCGGCTTTATGCCGGAAATGGCTATTGGATGGATAATCCTTATACCGCGATACCTTGGGCGCAAGTTTTGGCGATTGATTCACCGACTGATGCGTGGTGCATAGACCACAGTCTGGAGGCGTCGCATCTTCGGGTTACTGCGCTGAAGTCGGTGGTATTTGAAACTGATGACTTGGGCAATCCTCTGTCCGAGAGAGTAAATCTTTTGCTGGCTGGTTCTGACCGGC from Gemmatimonadota bacterium encodes the following:
- a CDS encoding metallophosphoesterase, producing the protein MKIAHISDFHLRYYLEGDDVGCGPDLITEAARHIAAHAPDLVAVTGDLVDYPLDALDDPDTIALGEKDLLLVRECFDGLSCPVVYVYGNHDHPASFRRVFCDQLFDFDVQGFRVITFFDEEGDHHVPRRVGADRARFQSVVSDGDPRPQIHLQHYLIFPEHSGGYPFNYGDAAELKAALVADSRCKLVLSGHYHKGEDLVSKGHVFFATARAFCDPPHPFRVYEFADADITQAEYTL
- a CDS encoding DUF6036 family nucleotidyltransferase — protein: MSKIKWREKLDYAKTIADPLRRRLYVCALVAAALPQAKKFPYVIVGGNALEFYTLGAYATVDVDLVSARRTEIGNLLESWGFDQTGRHWHHVGLDIAIEIPDDVLAGSEDRVTQVEIEDLTVYIIGVEDLIIDRLGAYVHWDSTDDGNWAQELMALYQQDIDWAYLKNRAQTEGVIEALIAFRDQAEEDRG